The sequence ATTTTACAAAAAAAAAGACTCTGTTTTTCAAACGGAAATTTTTGCGCCAATAATTAAAAAAATCGAAAATTTAACAAAACTTTCTTATGACAAATCAGATAAAAATACTAAAGCTGCATTTCATGTTCTATGTGATCATGTTAGATCCAGTTCACTTTTAATCGCCGACGGTTGCTTGCCTTCAAATGAAGGTCGAGGTTATGTTTTGAGAAAAATAATTCGCAGAGCGGCTCTATTTGCGCAAAAACTTTCAGATAACCCAAAATTATTCTCAAGTTTATCCAAAGAATTTATAAGTTATTTTTCTTTAATTTATAAAGAATTAAAAGATAATGAAAAATTAATATTGGCAACGCTTGACGATGAGATTGCAAAATTTAGTGAAAATCTAAAATCCGGAAAAGTTATTCTTGAAAAATATATTGAAGAAAACAAAAAAAATAATAAAAATTATTTGTCCGGAGAACAAGTTTTCAAATTATATGACACTTATGGATTTCCATCCGAGCTAACAAAAGTTATTGCAAATGAACAAGATTTTACACTTGATATGTCAGGCTTTAATGAAGAAATGAAAAAGCAGCAAGAACAATCCGGGAAAAAATCAAAAGATAAAATTATAGTTTTAGATATACCTGAAGATATAAATACAAAATTTTTAGGTTATGAAAAATTAGAACTTGAATCAGAAATAAATTTTATTTTAAAAGAAAAAGATTTTAGCTGGATAATAACTAAAGAATCACCTTTTTACGTTGAATCCGGCGGACAAATAAGTGATAAAGGTTGGTTAAACATAGATAATAAGATTTATGAAATAGAAGAATTTTATAAATCAGTTAATACTCAAAATCCGGCCATTGCTGTAAAAATTAAAAATGCAAATCTAAAACTTGGCGATAAAGTAAAATGCATAGTTGATTATTATTCAAGATCAAATACGGCAAAAAATCATACAGCTACTCACTTATTACAAGCGGCACTCGTACAAATATTGGGTAAACATATTCAACAAGCCGGTTCTCTTGTAAATAGTGATTTTTTTAGATTTGACTATACAAGTAACAATGCAATATCAAAACAAGATGCAGAAAAAATAGAAAATATTGTAAATCAAAAAATACAAGAAAATATAAAATTAAATATTTTTTATACAACTTTACAAGAAGCAAAAAAAGCCGGTGTAACAGCCCTTTTTGGTGAAAAATATAATCCTGAACAAGTTCGAGTTGTTCAGGTACCGGGATTTTCGGCTGAGCTTTGCGGAGGAACGCATGTTAATAGCACCGGAGATATAGGATTATTTAAAATAGAAAGTGATGTAGCATTATCTTCCGGAGTAAGACGTATTACAGGTATAACAGGACCTAAGGCTATAGAAACTTTTCAAAGTAGTTTTGATACAATAAAAACTCTTGTAGAGAAATTTAAAGTTAAACCTGAACAAATTCTTACTGCAATTGAAAAACAAACTGAGAATATGGATAATTTAAATTCACAGATCAAACAGCTTAAAAAACAAATATTAAAAGCCCAAATTCCTGAGTGGCAAAACCAAGTAAAACATGTCGGTAAAATCCCATTTTTGTTTTTAAATCTTCAAGATTTTGATTCAGCTCAATTTAAAGAAATATGTGAATCAATAGAAACAAAAGCTCAGGGTTTTTATTTCATAGTAAACACAAATTTTAAAACACCGGATCAAATTTCTTTCTTCGGATATGTAAGTAAAAATTTTGAAAAACAAATTGATTTAAAATTATTTTCAAAAGATATACTTGCAAAATTTGGTCTTAAAGGTGGCGGCAGCAACACTTTAATTCAAGGCGGCGGCAAACAACCTGAAAATAATATCGAACAAGAAATTATTATGTGGTTGAAAGCTATTTAAGAGTTTTTATATCAAAATTTAACGGTTTTAAATCAAAATTAGCATTATTGGCATTTGCTTTATTATTAACATTTTCAAAAGATAATAATTCAAGTTGCTTATATAAAAAGCTATAAATTCCTATATAAGAAATATATAAATTTTGATTAAAATTTTTTGAACCTTTTTTTTCACGATATTTATTATAAGTATCCTGAGCATATTTATATAAATCCAAAAGCTTATCAAACCCATATTTTCTATTCAAAACCAAAAATTTAACAATATGCTCATATCCATCTTTAATGGCAACTTCTATATCTAAAAATTTAGTTAAAATAATTGGCTCTACTCTCATAGAAAAATCTTGTAAAAATATATTTGCCAAATTCCAATTTTGTTTTTCCAAAGTTCTTTCCAATGGAGACCATGTCTGATTTCCTTTATGCAGAATATTTACACCTAAAGATTTCAATTTTTCTATACAAAATAAAGATTGATCTGGAAATTGTCTGAATTTTATAACCAAAAATTGTAATGGCGTTAAATTTGTAACCGGATCAATAGAATTAATCCTATCAATTAAATTATTGTCACAAACGTAAATAATTCCATCAATATCATTATCATCTGGCCAAGCACAGACATAAATTTCTAAACTGGATGGAGATGGTATCATGGCAAAACTAATGGATGGCATTAAAAACAAAAATATAAATAAAAAAAAATTAAAAAAATTCTTCATAAAATAAACTCTCCCTTAAAAATACTTTTTTTATTTTATTTTTTTATCCTGAACTTCATAGCCCAACTTTAAAAGCTGTCCCCTAATTTCATCTGCTAAAGCCCAATTTTTATCAATTCTTGCCTGTTCTCGTTTTTTAATAAGATCTTCAATCTCAGGCGTAATTTCAAATTTTTCACAAACAGCGTCTAATTTTAAACCAACAACAGCGTTCACGAAAGTTTTAACCAATACTGCCAAATCTTGAGATTCTTTTATCTTAGATAAATTTTCAAATAAAATTCCAAGAAATTTTGGAGTATTAAGATCATCACATAAAGCTGATAGCATTTCTGATAATAAAGAATTTGATTCACAGTCAGAAATTGTAATCTCTTTCAAAATATTTACGTTTTCAAAAACAACTACAAGTTTTTCATATGCCGCTTTTGCAGCATTTAAACTTTGCAAAGTAAACTCTATTGGTGTTCTATAATGATGTTGTAAAAAATAAAAACGTAAAATCATAGGATCAAATTTTTGAAAAACTGTTTTTAGCGTAAAAAAATTACCTAAAGATTTGGACATCTTTTCTTTATTTACATTTATAAATGCATTGTGAATCCAATATTTT comes from Candidatus Dependentiae bacterium and encodes:
- the alaS gene encoding alanine--tRNA ligase, producing the protein FYKKKDSVFQTEIFAPIIKKIENLTKLSYDKSDKNTKAAFHVLCDHVRSSSLLIADGCLPSNEGRGYVLRKIIRRAALFAQKLSDNPKLFSSLSKEFISYFSLIYKELKDNEKLILATLDDEIAKFSENLKSGKVILEKYIEENKKNNKNYLSGEQVFKLYDTYGFPSELTKVIANEQDFTLDMSGFNEEMKKQQEQSGKKSKDKIIVLDIPEDINTKFLGYEKLELESEINFILKEKDFSWIITKESPFYVESGGQISDKGWLNIDNKIYEIEEFYKSVNTQNPAIAVKIKNANLKLGDKVKCIVDYYSRSNTAKNHTATHLLQAALVQILGKHIQQAGSLVNSDFFRFDYTSNNAISKQDAEKIENIVNQKIQENIKLNIFYTTLQEAKKAGVTALFGEKYNPEQVRVVQVPGFSAELCGGTHVNSTGDIGLFKIESDVALSSGVRRITGITGPKAIETFQSSFDTIKTLVEKFKVKPEQILTAIEKQTENMDNLNSQIKQLKKQILKAQIPEWQNQVKHVGKIPFLFLNLQDFDSAQFKEICESIETKAQGFYFIVNTNFKTPDQISFFGYVSKNFEKQIDLKLFSKDILAKFGLKGGGSNTLIQGGGKQPENNIEQEIIMWLKAI